The genomic region GGTTGGCAGTCTGGATATCTTGTCCGACGCGCCCTAGATATCGGCGTACGGTCAGGAACAGGGCCCCATAGGCTCCTCCGATAATCAGGCACACAGACAGTGCCAAGGCTGGATCTACGACGATCATCAGGGCAAGAAGAAACATTGCCACCAATGTCTTGGAAATCAGTTGAAGGGAAGGAAACAAGGCCCCTTCAACTGCTCTGTTGACTTCGTTCAGAATAACTGAGCCAAGAGTGCCGCTGTGCCGATTCAGAAACCAATCGTAAGGTCTTGCCAGGTAACCTTGAACCAGACGGCAACACCATGCATGATTTCTTTTCTGAGAGAAACGAACCATGACCCAGAAGGCAAAAGCGTGAAAGGCCAGGGAGCCGGTCATCAATGCCAGAAAGAAAACCCCGAGAAAGAAAAGAAAGGCGTCCGTGGACAGAAACCCCAATCGTCCGTAGATCTCCACAAGATACGGATTGGTATGCACGACATCAGGATTTGCCACAACGGCCATGAAGGGCATGATCGAGGCAACGCCAACAATCTCCATGAAGGCCACCAGGACCAGCATGATAAACACCAGTAGCGTCAGGCGCCGCTCGTTCGAGTCCAGGATGTCGTAGAGTTTTCTATAAGTTCTAAGCACTGCTGTTCCATAAACGAGAAATAGAAAAAGCCTGAATGCTCCGGGCTGTTACAGATGGTTGTGCTCGCAAACACTATAATAGAGGGAGATTCAGACCTTGCCTTATCATAACATTGTGTTCTTACAAATACTCGGCGCAAACAGACTTTGCATTCTGTTCGGCGGAGTAGCGGGTCTTTACGCGGTTTAGGGCGCCTCTAGTGATTCCGATTCGAGTTTTTGGATTAGCCACGAGCTGCTGGATTGCACGTGCATAGCCCGCGGGACTGTGATCCTGGACCAAGAGGCCACAGCGGCCTTGGTCCAGCAGTTTTAGAATTCCGCCCACGGCGTGGGCGATGATGGGGGAGTTCCAATGCCATGGCTTCAAGCAGGATCATGGGCAGGCCCTCATGGTCCGAAGTCATTAGCAGTACATCGAGTTTCTGTAATTCCTCGTGGATGTTGTTGCAGTGACCCTCAAAATGCACGATTCGGTCCGTAGCGAGGTCACGGCTGAGCTGTTCGAGTTGTTCGCGCAGTGGACCGTCTCCGAAAATGTGGAAGCTTGTTTTGAGATCCGGATAGTGATCGAGGATATAACGCGCCGTCTGGATAAAGAGGTCAACGCGCTTTACCGGGACCAGTCGGCCGGCGAAACCGACTTTCAGGTTTGCTGTCTGGGTGTCTGGAATAGTGTGCGTTTTATTGTTCCGTCGGTGAACAGACTCGAAGTCGATTCCGTTTTCAATGACACAGATCTTCTCTGCAGGGAAGGTTTTGCCTAGAATACCGGCCAGATCGTCCGAAACTGCAATGATCTTGCGCTGCAGGTAACGCCCACAAAACCAGTCGAGGAAGAAAATCAGGCGTTTCGGCAGTTGCTTCCAGGACGGTCTGTGCTCCGGTGCGCCATGAGCGGTTCGGAGTGAGGGAATTCTTCGGCAAATCCAAGCGGCTATACTGCCGAGAATGTTCTCTTTGAGGCGATGTGTATGGACAACCTCTGGCTTTACGTCCCGTATAGTGCGCACTAGCTGGCGCAGGATCTGGAGCCCATTCAACTGGGATTCGTCCAGAACGATGACTTCGATGCCCGTGGCGCGGAGTTGATGTTCTAGTTCACCGTGGTTGAGCAATACTACGCTGATCGTGGTGCCCAGGCGTGTATGCAGTGATTTTGCGAGGGTAAATAGCTGTACCTCGGCGCCTGCCCAGAGGTCGCCGGAGGCGATATGCATGATTTTGCGATGGCAAACGTCGTTCATTACAGGGATTTCTAAGTTGGCCCTATGTTACACTTTTTTATTAATTATGGCTCCAATAGGCTTGAATCATATTGGTTCTGGGCGGCGATCCACCATCGCGATGAAAAGATACGGAACATTGAGTATGAGAGCTTTGCTCGTCTGAGCAGGGAGCAGATCGATCGAATTAACCAGGTCGCCGGGGATATGATCGAGGCGTTCCAGTGCCCGAGATTATGAATGGTTGCCGGATAACTGGTGTCGAGAAAATAAAAAATGGAAAGTCTGTTTTATTTATTCGCG from Gammaproteobacteria bacterium harbors:
- a CDS encoding glycosyltransferase, with the translated sequence MNDVCHRKIMHIASGDLWAGAEVQLFTLAKSLHTRLGTTISVVLLNHGELEHQLRATGIEVIVLDESQLNGLQILRQLVRTIRDVKPEVVHTHRLKENILGSIAAWICRRIPSLRTAHGAPEHRPSWKQLPKRLIFFLDWFCGRYLQRKIIAVSDDLAGILGKTFPAEKICVIENGIDFESVHRRNNKTHTIPDTQTANLKVGFAGRLVPVKRVDLFIQTARYILDHYPDLKTSFHIFGDGPLREQLEQLSRDLATDRIVHFEGHCNNIHEELQKLDVLLMTSDHEGLPMILLEAMALELPHHRPRRGRNSKTAGPRPLWPLGPGSQSRGLCTCNPAARG